From Ficedula albicollis isolate OC2 chromosome 7, FicAlb1.5, whole genome shotgun sequence:
GTGGGGGGCCCAGCAGTGCATCTCAGAACAGCATTCAGTCTCTGAAAGTCATATAGCTCAATcttaaaaaaccaaccaactaaacaaacaaaaaccttacCTTCCTTTTTAAAGACTTAGCttataaaactaaaaaaaaaaaaaaaaaaaaatattttctacttaTCCTAATCTATTTTattcaaaagcattttagaaacagaagaaCCACATGAAAACATACCAGAGCAAGCAACTCAAAAATTACTGGACCAAGGATTATATTTGacacttgcttttaaaaaaaaaaaaaaaaaaaaaaaaaagagagaaaaatatgattCTTTGTGGAAGCATGCAGTACAGTAAACAAACATATTTCAAGTCTATTATATTTTAAGATTGTGGGAAACACTTTTTAGAAACTGCTTATAAACTTAATGATCAgaaattttatctgcttttcaaTACTTCTGAGAAGGAAACAATTTCCCAATATTTCAGTCACTTCTGCAAAATTTTCTGAGATATGCACAAGAGACGATTGCGTAGGTTATTTAATCTCATTCTCGGACTTTTACttgcttccctgcctgctgaacaaggagaaattaaaaaaaaaaaaaaaaatcgaaatCAGCCTGATTTTCTGAATGCATATAGAACATGGGTCCACAAGAGGCAAGGACAAATCAAGAGAGCACGTGGAGAACACAACTGTTACCCTGGACAGTGCTGCTTGGCCTTTTCCTTGAGATGCCCAGCACATCAGCAAAAGACAAGTCACCATTTCTTTGCCCCAGCTGTAAGTGGAAATCTGGCCTTGAATGAGGCCTGTAGCATTCACAATTCCAGTGCTAAAATTTGATGGGCACATGGATTGTCCATAGGACACCCAGAAGGGCCTCAGGTTGGTTGTGGCAATGCCTTTCTTCTAGATGTCCTACTGACTcgtgccagctgcagcctgaaTTCAGTCAGGTTTCCAGGCCCATGAATAAAAGGCCTTGAAGTCTCTCAAGAGCCAGGCAGTAGCCTTAATTTTGTCACCAGAAAATGCTCACAAGAAGATCTATGtcttcatccccatcctcaAAGCTAGTTCAGGCCAAACAGTAATTTCACTCAGGATTCCCACCTGTGAAACCACTTACCAAAATCACCCTTTCAtcacaaaaaaatgaaacccaaataaaacaataactttttaaaaacccaccaTAAATGCTCTACAATTGCAAAGGCTAatcaggaaggagctggattTCAAATCCTGCTTGATTTCAAGCAGGCTTCTGAGCTTCAGGTGCATCGGCCCCCCCAGCTGGTGGTGAGTAACAAGGGTTGGCTTGTCTCCTGCCCTTCTGCCAAAGCCCCTTTCATGGGCTCAGCAAGAAGACAAGGATGCCCACTGCAGCCCTAATTTTGGCTTCACTCCTGAGAGAGGCATGGGGCAGACAGGCTTTGGTGGAAGACCTCAGGTCTTGTATGTGCACCCCATTGGACTAAAGTGCTCCCCTGCAAGACGACACTGTGACCCCACCAGAAAACCAAACACTGTTCAAGGCAAGGAGCACCTGGGATAGAGAATCTCCTGTGGCTGAGAGAGAAGAACCTCACAAGAACAAGATGTCCAAAAAGTGTCTTTGGCCGAAGGTCAAGTAGTGAAACCAGACAATTCCCTCCCAGCTCGGGACCTAGAGGCAAAAAAGGACAGCTTCATAATGTGATGGAGACACAGATTCTGCTTGTCAGGACATGGTTTTGCTCCTgctccaaagcagagctgcacaaggtcaggcagcagcagctcactgaGGTTTAAACTGAATGCCTCACGTGGCAGGCGGGCACAGAGCTCTCCACACAGCTCTGTCTCAGCCAGCCCCTGCTATTTACAGGGGGTTTTGCCAAGAAGATCAGTTGTATGTTTTGTAACCACAGCATAGACAAGTATGTTTCATTTTAGCTCAGGTATTTCTCAGATGGTGTccttggcacagcagctgcatttttctggtCTGAGGACCTTGCTAATTGCTCCTTCTTAGAGTGCACTGCAATCTGATAATGTGCCTGTAGTTACCCACAAAGCCAATCCTAGTactcacaaattatttttgaaaactgcaaCCAGTAGTGCCTAATGTAATTAGTAATATTTAGATTAATTCATTCTAGTGGAAAAACAGGAGCGTTTCAGTCTACAGGCCAAATACTATTTTCCctttataaaattaaaacaattttagtTCCTGATAAGGCATTTGTGCACtgagtgaaattttaaaacagatttatttcaaaGATACATAAAACATACTAACAGGCACTTCAATACCTAGAGTGTTATGGGCAAGAAAATATACAGCAAGAAGGTTTTTTTACTGGCTTTTTCAAAGGAAGAGTTTTCAAAGAGTAAAATAATGTGAATGGTTTCTAACATAGCAATGAAGCAGGATGTATAATCTGCTGAATTGAGATGCCCCAGAGATTCCCATCACTGGAATGTGCCATTATTGAAATACATCATGCATATTGCTTGctaccttttctttcttggattactttatttttaattacaaatttttAAGCATGTTGGCCATTGCATCTTTCAGTTTTCTGGGGAATACCATTATAAACCCTAAACCTTTGCCTGTGGGAGACAGCTGACAGATGCAGAGAAATACCATGTCTGTTCTAAGGCAACTGGAACCCAGATACTTGCAAAATGTGCAACTTAAAAGACTTCTGcatcctttcccttttttctttttttcctgaatcttAAAACCATTACTCTTACTGTTTTGCTTAGTGGATCAAACTGTGCTGGTTCAGCTTTCAAAGCATGCTTTTGAAATTAGCAACTTGGGTTTACcggtctttaaaaaaataaatcattttaatGGCTTgccatgattttatttttattattattactttcctttgaaatttgTTGGGATCAACCAGAGCTGTATCTATCAATTACTGAATCACACAAATAGAAGATCCTGAAAACATGCGAGACTAAGCAGCCCAGATACACATTTGATAGATTTTTGACACACAGCCTTGCAGCACTCATTCCTGGGGGCAAACCAAACTCCTTCACTGGATATGCCTGGCATTAGTCCGGAATGACCAGAAACCAGATCTGTCTGGTGACCCTAAGGGAGCTATTCACACGTACAGAAATTACACACATTATACAGTCTGTGGTCTAGAGTACCACTGGTCAGTAGAGATGCCATGGGGGGGAAAGAAGTCCTGCCAAAGCACAGTTACATTGTTGAATACATTGGAATTTCTTCTACTTTTGAAAGCTGCTGGAAAGCTCTTGGATTGTGCCGAGATACAAACATACCTCCTTCCATCCACCAGCCTTAACTTTGGATGTCGATGGGCTGTGAAGGAGATGTTTTATGTTGACAAAGCCCAAGACAGAAGTTTAATGCTTCCTGCCCCGGGAGACGTGTTTAGCTTAGAGCCTGCTTTTACACCACTTACTGCTTAACGGAACTATTACACAGCATTTAGAATACAGGAGCTGACTTTTACTCTTTATTCCTCCCAGCCGCACGAGATTCTGAAATGAGGGAAACATTCTGGCCCAGGCAGCGATCTCAGgaggctccagctctgtgcGGCGGTTCGGAACCGGCATGCTCGGGAtaggggagcagggaggggagcagaggagggcgGGCAGGCGCAGAGGACGCGGCTCCGCTGCCGGCACCAGCTCCCAGCGGGGGCCGGTCAGGCCCGGGCACGGCGGCCGCCGCCATCCCCGCACAcggcaccggggggggggggggggggggggggggggggggggggggggggggggggggggggggggggggggggggggggggggggggggggggggggggggggggggggggggggggggggggggggggggggggggggggggggggggggggggggggggggggggggggggggggggggggggggggggggggggggggggggggggggggggggggggggggggggggggggggggggggggggggggggggggggggggggggggggggggggggggggggggggggggggggggggggggggggggggggggggggggggggggggggggggggggggggggggggggggggggggggggggggggggggggggggggggggggggggggggggggggggggggggggggggggggggggggggggggggggggggggggggggggggggggggggggggggggggggcagcgccGCCCGCCCGGGAGCACTTCCGCCGCGGCGGCGCCGTTGCCATGGCAGCGAGGGCGCCGCTTCCGCCCCGCCGCGGCAGTGCCGGGCCGGCCATGGAGGCCGCGCCGGTGCCCGACGGGCAGCACACGGCCGTGGTGTACGGGCTCATCGGCGGCGGGCGCTTCGCGGAGGCCGTGTCGCTGCTGAACCGCGGGCTGCAGAAGAGCTGCCGCTCCCGGGGCTGCCTCTCGCTGCTGGGCTACTGCCACTACCAGCTGCAGGAGTTCGCGGCGGCGGCCGAGTGCTACGAGCAGCTGGTGGCGCTGCACCCGCAGCTGCTGCCGTACCGCCTGTGCCACGCGCAGGCCCTCTACAAGGCCGGGCTGTTCGCCGAGGCCCTGCGCGTCGTCAGCCCGCTGCTGGACGCGCCCGCCTTCCACCGCCGGGCCCTGCGCCTCCAGGCCGCTGTCCACTACGCGCAGGGCGACCTCCCGGCGGCCCAGAGCCTGGTGGAGGAGGAGCTCGCCGCCGCTGCTGATGGCGGCTCCGGAGCGGCCGAGGACCCTTCGGAGCGGGCCGATGCCGAGGTCAACCTGGGCTGCCTGCTGTACCGGCAGGGCCGGCACGAAGAGGCCAGCAGCAAGTTTGCCAGCGCCATGCAGGTGTTGGGGTACTGCCCGGAGCTGTCCTACAACATGGCGCTGTGCTCCTACGCGGCCAAGCAGTACCACGCTGCCCTCAAGTACATCTCCGACATCATCAAGCGCGGCATCCACCAGCACCCGGAGCTCAACGTGGGCATGACCACCGAGGGCATCGACGTCCGCAGCGTGGGCAACACGCTGCTGCTGCACCGCACGGCCCTGGTGGAGGCCTTCAACCTGAAGGCGGCCATCGAGTACCAGCTGCGCAACGTGCGAGCGGCGCAGGAGGCGCTCACGGACATGCCCCCGAGGGCTGAGGAAGAGCTGGACCCGGTCACGCTGCACAACCAAGCACTCATGAACATGGACAGCCAGCCCACTGATGGCTTTGGGAAGCTGCAGTTTCTTCTCCTGCAGAATCCCTATCCACCAGAAACTTTTGGTAACTTGCTGCTTCTCTATTGCAAGCATCAATACTACGACCTGGCAGCTGATGTGCTGGCAGAGAATGCCCATCTCACCTACAAACTGCTCACACCTTATCTGTACAACTTCTTGGATGCCATTATTACTTGTCAAACTGCCCCTGAGGAGGCTTTCCACAAGCTAGATGATTCAGCAGGGACAATTACTGAGCAGCTGAGAAAACTCACAAAACAGGTACAGGAAGCTAGGCAAAATTGGGATGATGAAGCTCTAAAAAAGGCAATTAATGAGTATGATGAGACCCTGGATAAATATGTACCTATCTTGATGGCCCAGGCAAAGATTTACTGGGACATGAAGAATTACGCAATGGTAGAAAAGATCTTCCACAAATCAGTGGAGTTCTGCAAGGAACACGAGGTGTGGAAGCTTAATGTGGCTCACGTGCTCTTCATGCAGGAGAACAAGTATAAAGAGGCTATTAGCTTCTATGAGCCAATAGTTAAAAAGCACTACAGCAACATCCTCGATGTCAGTGCCGTTGTGTTAGCAAACCTCTGTGTTTCCTACATCCTGACGAGCCAGAATGAGGATGCAGAGGAACTAATGAGGAAGATTGAGAAGGCAGAAGAGCAGCTGTCTTACGATCATCCTGATAAAAATACCTACCATCTTTGCATTGTCAATCTAGTCATTGGTACCCTCTACTGTGTGAAGGGAAACTATGACTTTGGTATTTCAAGGATCATTAAAAGCCTGGAGCCGTATAACAAAAAGCTGAGCACGGACACGTGGTATTACGCTAAGCGGTGTTTCCTGTCCTTGCTGGAGAACATGTCCAAGCACATGATCATGC
This genomic window contains:
- the TTC30A gene encoding tetratricopeptide repeat protein 30B — encoded protein: MEAAPVPDGQHTAVVYGLIGGGRFAEAVSLLNRGLQKSCRSRGCLSLLGYCHYQLQEFAAAAECYEQLVALHPQLLPYRLCHAQALYKAGLFAEALRVVSPLLDAPAFHRRALRLQAAVHYAQGDLPAAQSLVEEELAAAADGGSGAAEDPSERADAEVNLGCLLYRQGRHEEASSKFASAMQVLGYCPELSYNMALCSYAAKQYHAALKYISDIIKRGIHQHPELNVGMTTEGIDVRSVGNTLLLHRTALVEAFNLKAAIEYQLRNVRAAQEALTDMPPRAEEELDPVTLHNQALMNMDSQPTDGFGKLQFLLLQNPYPPETFGNLLLLYCKHQYYDLAADVLAENAHLTYKLLTPYLYNFLDAIITCQTAPEEAFHKLDDSAGTITEQLRKLTKQVQEARQNWDDEALKKAINEYDETLDKYVPILMAQAKIYWDMKNYAMVEKIFHKSVEFCKEHEVWKLNVAHVLFMQENKYKEAISFYEPIVKKHYSNILDVSAVVLANLCVSYILTSQNEDAEELMRKIEKAEEQLSYDHPDKNTYHLCIVNLVIGTLYCVKGNYDFGISRIIKSLEPYNKKLSTDTWYYAKRCFLSLLENMSKHMIMLRDSVIQECLQFLKQCEQYGRNIPAVIEHPLEESGTHSGKNTVTYEARLLRALMYKITGWAE